The window TTGATGTTCATCAacccacagtaagacaaattgtctataaatggataaAGTACAGCACAGTTGCTACTCTCcataggagtggccgtcctgcaaagacgactgagcacagcgcagaatgctcagtgATGTTAaaaagaatcctagagtgtcagctaaagacttacagaaatctctggaacatgccaACATCtatgttgacgagtctacgatacgtaaaacactaaacaagaatagtgttcatgggaggacaccacggaagaagctactgctgtccaaaaaaacattgctgcacgtctgaagctcgcaaaagagcacctggatgttccacagtgctactggcaaaatattctgtggacagattcaactaaagttgagttgtttggaaagaAGGAAcgcacaacactatgtgtgggggaaaaaaaaggcacagcacaccaacatcaaaacctcatcccaactgtaaagtacggtggagggagcatcatggtttgggttgctttgctgcctcagggcctggacagcttgctatcaccgacggaaaaatgaattcccatgttaatcaagacattttgcagaagAATGTAAGGACATCTGTCCGCCCATTGAAGCTCAGAAGTTGGgacatgcaacaggacaacgacccaaaacacagtaataaatcaacagaatggcttcaacagaaggaAATAAGCTTTCTGGAGTGGCCCAggcagagtcctgacctcaacccgattgagatgatgtggcatgacctcgagagcggttcacaccaaacatcccaagaatattgctgaactgaaacagttttgtaaagagaaatggtccaaaattcctcctgactgttgtgcaggtctgatccgcaaccacagaaaacgtttggttgtggttattgctgccaaaggagggtcaaccaagggttcacatactttatccaccctacactgtgaatgtttacacggtgtgttcaataaagacatgaaaacgtataattgtttgtgtgttattagattAAGTAgaatgtgtttgtctattgttgtgacttagaagatcaaattttatgaccagttaatgcagaaatccaggtaattccaaagggttcaaatactttttcttgccactgtattttTTACTCTTTGCCCTGTtccgacaggtgcatgataatggtccattttaAATCAGaactaatttcacacattatTTAGTATATTGTTGGGTtctgaaaatattaaatatacttattaatgtcactgagggagagaggggaatgtatAACGTGGCTCctatgggaggagaagagacacagtctggtacaAATCAATATGACAgccgtgagttggggaggagtgagcaatTTGGGGCTGAAGCCGGGTCAAATGaggtgaggaagaacagatatcactaaggttctgtctagcatcagagatgcattggctgttcagatgtgtaggaggaaacTCAGTATAGGAGAAAgtgttaaatatcagtgcttatTTGAACATATATtttgtcttatgcagctgtatgacccaatgGGTGAGTAAGCTTGGTTTAAGCTTTACTAATCGTCTGAGTTTTACTAGGTtcatttagaacctaacaatatgtaaagacaagattaaattaagaatagtctgatgagtgacaatattatcacttgtgaatgatgcccagcatgtgcagtaaggcaagaaacagcaactttttcaaatcagtCACAcacatcatgtagcctagcccataggcctacatgtttagATATGGTTTTTTACTTTTTAGTGACGGGgtagtattcggaaattcagatgaatgacgtgcccaaattaaactgcctgctactcgggcccagaaggtaggatatgcatattatcagtagatttggatagaaaacactgacatttctaaaactgtttgaatgatgtctgtgagtataacagaactcatatggcaggcaaaaacctgagaaaaatccaatttattagactttttaaaatgtagatgttccatggGTCTGCATCAGttgcttgtaggctatgcgtggaagccaggaaACGCTAAGTGTTGATTTTAATTAAAACTGGTCAATTACAGTAAAACAggcagttatttgcatgacaatcaccagctgacagAATTTCATGACTGCCCCAGCACTATTTCAGACAACTTTTTTTTCTCTACTGATTTAGTCCCCCTAATTTTGACTATCCTACAGGGTGAAAACTCCAATACGTTTTGAACGAATTATGACAGAGACATAAGGTTTGGACCATTGGTTACTTTACCAATTGGTAAAAAGATGagtttttgattggacaccccAAATATTGTTTTTGGGAGTCCAAACAATACCGCTGCTcctaagtggcgcagcggtctaagccactgcatctcagtgctagaggcgtcactacaaaccctggttcgattccaggctgtatcacaaccagccgtgattgggagtcccatagggaggcgcacaattggcccagcgtcatccgggttaggatttggccggggtaggccatcattgtaaataagaatttgttcttaactgacttgcttagtaaaataaaaggttaaataaaataaataatcaagACAAATTAGATGAACATGATGCAACAATACAAAATGACCTGAATTTTCAAAGACCTGCCTGTAAGTGAATACAATATGACTGGTGATAAAGGACttcataaaatgtttttaaaacatCTATGTAAACCCAGAGTTCACCCATGTAAACCTAAACTTTCAACCGTTTGCTGAAAGCATCTCTATTGCAAGAAATTAGCTTCTACAAACCTCAGCCATTTAATTTCCATTGTGGATATCTACACTTATAGCCTGGTACACACAGGTGCAATAAACACGAGTGTGGAAACCTTTCAACTATACAAacttgcaacaacaaaaaacataggGGTACCCCTAAAAGGTATTTCCGATTCAGGcaaataacaattatttaaaaatcaggttaaaaaaaaacaaaaaaaacactaaaaGCAAGACGTAATGTTCATGGATGCAGTGTCCCATCCCTAATGTGCATTATAAAAATAGAATGTGCACAATCCTCCCTCTTATGACACAATATGTAACATAATATGGTAAGTACGTTTGGGGAAGGGGGGGTACGAAGGGGATATAGTGGGCTCATGCAGGACAGGCACAGGGGCAGAATCTCAAATGcatactcctcgcgtcctctctccaGAAGAAGGTGAGAGGACACGAGGAGAATACAATTGAGATTCTCCAAGGGTCAAGGTGAAGACTTTTGAGCTACAGCACAGTCAGGACATGTAGCCACAAGATGGTGGCCCTACCATGTTCGTGTCATTCTTGGCCAGGAAAGGGGGCCGCCCCATGTCCACTGCAACAGCAGGTGGAATGTCTTCAGGGGGCAAAAAACCTCTTCTGTCAATTAGACTGAAAGACATGAGAGGAAAAGAGAATGTTAGACAATTTCCATACCCAAGAGGCCATTTCATTGATTGCAAGTTGAATCCTtgaggtatttatttatttttatttaacaaggcaagtcagttaacctgtctgggctagagggcagtattttcacggccggatgaaaaacgtacccaatttaaaacaggttactactctggcccagaaactagaatatgcatattattagtagatttggatagaaaacactgaagtttctaaaactgtttgaatggtgtttgtgagtataacagaactcatatggcaggcaaaaacctgagaaaaatccaagcaggaagtgaaaagtatgagaattgtagttcttcttttgattctctaatcgaagctacagtgtctgtggggtgacgttgcacttcctaaggcttccattggctgtctaaagccttcagaaagtggtttgagcattttcctgtcactgggcagataataggagctcagttactgagtggtctgcctggcaacaaagggattggatatgcgcggtcccgcgagcGCGTCCCTCCTTTTTGTTCTTGAAtaaatatgctattgtccggttggaatattatcgcaattttacgtaaaaaataccataaagattgattttaaacagcgtttgacatgcttctaagtacggtaatggaacattttgacttttcgtctctcgttccgcgctcgcgcgttatgcctttggataagtgatctgtacgcatgaacaaaacggaggtatttgtacataaatatggattatttcgaacaaaaacaaaatttcttgtggaagtagcagtcctgggagtgcactcTGACAAAGAttagcaaaggtaagagcatatttctaatactaattctgagtttaggttgccccgaacttggcgggtgtctgaatagctcaccgtgatggctgagctatgtactcagaatattgaaaaatttgttttctccgtaaagctattttaaaatctgacacagcggttgcatccaggggtagtctatctataattcttaaaataattgttatatattttgtcaatgtttacgattagtatttttgtaaattgatgtgcacattcaccggggttttggtgggaatacattttctgaacatcacgcgccaatgtaaaatgctgtttttggatataaatatgaactttatcgaacaaaacatacatgtattgtgtaacataatgtcctaggagtgtcatctgatgaagatcgtcaaaggttagtgcttcatttagctgcgttttgggttttattgacacatgtccttgcttggaaaatggctgtgtgattaattttgtctatgtactctcctaacataatgtaatgttttgctttcgctgtaaagcctttttgaaatcggacaatgtggttagattaatgagaagtttatctttaaaatggtgtaaaatagttgtatgtttgagaaagttgatttatgacattttgttgtttttgaatttgccgccctgatatttcactggctgtgtcccgcaggtgggacttAAGAAcaattttttacaatgacggcctaccccggccaaacctggacgacgctgggccgttTCTGCGCCGCCCTGTGGGCCTCCCAATCACAGGcggatgtgatatagcctggattcgaaccagggactgtagtgacgccttttgcactgagatgcagtgcattagaccgctgcgccactcgggaacccaaAGTTGGGAGCCAAGTTTAACGAAGGGTGAACTGAGATACATTTCATATGACAGTAGCAACTTTGACTGATGTCAGTATGTATGGCTAAACCCCCACCTGGGGGGCATGGGCCCACACAGTGTTGCACAGCAGTTGGTAAAGATGTTGTCGTAAGTGTAGGGATTCCCAGAGTTCTCTGCACCTCTTTTACTCGACCAGGAACCTTTTATCTGCACAGGAAAGACAAAGTTAAGAAGCAGTCTGGAGACCAAGCAGGATCAAACATTCAAGTACTGTATATTTAGGTGATTAGAATGTCTAGTGCGGCCTTGGTGGTCTAGCAGGAATACCGCATCTTCCGGCACAATGTCTACCGTGTCTGAATAGATTGAAATCTGTCCACCTGCCCTTTCACCCAACCACTCTTATCTtcaacctctgtctctctcaccatctGTTCAATAACATTTTAGAAACAATCctcaaaaaaaaaagtatgtgaaaatataaaataaaatataaagtcagcaaaaaaataaaacgtccctttttcaggaccctgtctttcaaagatatctggatttttacaaattaacttcatagatcttcattgtaaacggtttaaacactgttttccatgcttgttcaatgaaccataaacaattaatgaacatgcaccagtggaacggtcgttaagacactaacagcttacagacggtaggcaattaaggtcacagttatgaaaacttaggacactaaagaggcctttctactgactttgaaaaacaccaaaagatgcccagggtccctgctcatctgcgtgaacgtgcctaaAGCAtgatgcaaggaggcatgaggactgcagatgtggccagggcaataaattgcaatgtccgtactgtgagacgcctaagacagtgctacagggagacaggacggacagctgatcgtcctcgcagtggtagaccacgtgtaacaacacctgcacaggataggtacatccaaacatcacacctgcgggacaggtacaggatggcaacaacaactgccgagttacaccaggaaagcacaatccctccatcagtgctcagactgtccgcaatagcctgagagaggctggactgagggcttgtaggcctgttgtaaggcaggtcctcaccagacatcaccggcaacaacatcgcctatgggcacaaacccaccgtcgctggaccagacaggactggcaaaaagtgctcttcactgatgagtcgcggttttgtctcaccaggggtgatggtcagattcaagtttatcgtcaaaggaatgagcgttacaccgaggcctgtactctggagcaggatcgatttggaggtggagggtccgtggtctggggcggtgtgtcacagcatcatcggactgagcttgttgtcattgcaggcaatctcaacgctgtgtgttatagggaagatatcctcctccctcatgtggtacccttccttcaggctcatcctgacatgaccctccagcatgacaatgccaccagccatactacttgttctgtgcgtgatttcctgcaagataggaatgtcagtgttctgccatggccagcgaagagcccagatctcaatcccattgagcacgtctgggacctgttggatcggagggtgagggctagggccattccccccagaaatgtccgggaacttgcaggtgcctttgtggtggaagagtgaggtgacatctcacagcaagaacgggcaaatcttgtgcagtccatgaggaggagatgcactgcagtgcttaatgcagctggtggccacaccagctactgactgttacttttgattttgaccccccctttgttcagggacacattcttCCATTTcttttagtcacatgtctgtggaacttgttcagtttgtgtctcagttgttgaatcttatgttcatacaaatatttacacatgataagtttgctgaaaataaacacagttgacagtgagaggatgtttctttttttgctgagtttattatagGTAGCTAATCTTCAGTTACTTGTGAAGCCTCTAAATTCTCCAATGCAGTAATGAGTTCTGTCCTGAGTAGCAACCTAGCAGTGCCAAAAGCCCTGGTCTTCCCTAGAAAACCTATGTAAATGACCATCGCCAAAACAGGCCAAACACTTTTTTTAGACAGAAGTTTTGGACTTTAAAATGTGTTTAGCATGATCAAGTTCGATCCCCACTGAATTATTTTTAAGTTAGCTACAAATCGAGATATTGTATTAAATAgggatccattctgactactacattTGTCATCACACAGGACCACGTGCTAACAGATCATTCACAGGCCGGCAGGCTATGAGAAGGCTCCTTGTTGACTATCAGGTAGGATGAAAACAACTACATTGACCATGATCCTTAGCGATTTTTGGTGACAATCAGGAATATGGGGCGCTTCAAATAGTTCTGGCCTCATACGCCATCTGGAGTTTTCTATAGGAATACGTGGATGATGTCAGCGCTATCACTATCTACTATTTTCAAGATCTATGGTTGGTACTTACATCTTCATTTGTTGTGAGGTTAAAGGCCACCAAGTATGTATGGAAACCTGAAAGCCCCAGAATAGACCAAATGGAGAAGAAGCAAATAACTAGTTCAACCACAGTGAGAGGGCTTGTCAAGGCTTCAACATATACTAGCAAAGGTTATCAACAATGACTATCAATAACAAGAGCTACATGATCATCAGAAGGCCTTATTGTGTGAATCTTAGGGAATCACAATCAGAATCACAATATTAGAGCCATGAAGGCCTAACTACTGGTTTCCCTGAACTGCAATTATACCATATTACTAACTGTTCTGGGTTTAGAAGAAATCACAAAACCCATTATTGTAAACCACATAATGAGTCTAGGCAGCCAGTGTGACAACATTAGGGTGCACACCTGCTTCTGAAGTTATGCCATCTGTCTAAAAGCCACAGGCTTACACCATTGCCAGTGTGTGAAGAATGGACTACAGGGAACTGATCCTATTAGGAATGAGTGGGCTTAGGCCAAAGTCTTAGAACCAGGAACTAAATGCTTGTCAACTTTTATCTCTGGGCTAAGAGCAAGAGCAGCAGCGTAGGCATCTATGCCACTATAGGGATTGTGATGAGATAGAGAATGTTTGGTGTGAAAAGGATATCTGGCAGGATTCTCCTGTAAGGCCAGAACTAAGCCATTCCCTCCTTGGGATCCTGAAAAACAGGAAGGTAAAAAGTCAGCAACCCAATACTAACACTCCACAGTCAACATTGTCATGGAACAGCAGGGAAGGAAACAACAAAGTGCATTCGTGTTTGTTTGCGAGTGAGCATACATACGTAGCGTGAGGTGTGTGACGACACAACCGAAAATGAAGGTggtgtggaaggagagagagactatgaAGCTGTAGAAGAAGCGGTAGTTGCGCTTGCCCACACAGTTCCCCACCCACGGGCAATGGTGATCGAACCGCTCTGGAGGGCAgaacataaaaataaaattggGATATGGCATATTTGGACACTTTGAACAACAGTCACTACTCATACAGTCCTTACCCACACAGTTGTCACACATGCTGCAGTGTGAGGTTCGAGGAGGGCGGAACATCTTGCAGGTGAAGCAATACTTAAGCTTCACCACCTGCTGGTTAATGAGGATTTCTTTTGTGCGCGGAGGGGGGTGGTACGTGGAGGAACCTGAGGTGTCTTGAATCAggggagggttagagggagggatcGATTCTTTGACATCAATACAATCATGTTGTTGACATCAACAAGATCACATATGAAAGAAAATCTTAACTGAATACACATGCTGCTGAAGGATATTTATCTGTACTATGACCGCCACTGAAACAGTTGACCCCAGATATACCCCAGCTGGTCTAGCTCTCCAGCCATCACCCCAGTCTGTTACACTATATCCTAAGTCTATCTTACCTATCTGCTTCTCAATGTCTGCAGCCTCATCTGGCAGCGTCCTAGGCAGGATTCCAGGGTCTGTAAAGCTGGTCTGCAGTAGGGAGGTgaccacaaacacaaacaacactccaccaatcacagGTATGCAGACGGTCAGGTGAGTCACCAGGAATGGGCAACTGCAAGAGGACAAGAGTGGATATGAGAGCTTGTCTGTCCCTGGCCTTGAGTGGTTGAGACACCCATTCTAATAGGCCTACTGTACAACTCTAAAATCTACATGAGCCAGAGACAAGCTCAATTCAaatagacaaaataaacaaaagcaAAAACAGAGATTTTTAGGTAGGTATGTATGGCCCTGAGCTTCACTGTTAGTTAACTAGTCAGCAACTTTGAATAACTGAGGAAGCCTACTCAACGAAGTAATGTTAACTACCTAGATAGCTATGCAACTAACGTTAGATGGCTGTCTAGACTGGTAACGTCAAGTTAAACAAAAGCGAAGCAATATTATGATGAATAGCCACTTACTCGAATGCAAAGAAAAGGCCACTTGTGACAATGATAAGGCCGAGTGTCAGAGGCAGGATACCACTTTGTCTGGCCAGAATAATCCGT is drawn from Salmo trutta unplaced genomic scaffold, fSalTru1.1, whole genome shotgun sequence and contains these coding sequences:
- the zdhhc18a gene encoding palmitoyltransferase ZDHHC18 isoform X2, whose product is MKNCEYQQIDPRGLSTPSSTQPYTENNVQRPRRKWEVFPGKNRFYCDGRIILARQSGILPLTLGLIIVTSGLFFAFDCPFLVTHLTVCIPVIGGVLFVFVVTSLLQTSFTDPGILPRTLPDEAADIEKQIDTSGSSTYHPPPRTKEILINQQVVKLKYCFTCKMFRPPRTSHCSMCDNCVERFDHHCPWVGNCVGKRNYRFFYSFIVSLSFHTTFIFGCVVTHLTLRSQGGNGLVLALQENPASVVELVICFFSIWSILGLSGFHTYLVAFNLTTNEDIKGSWSSKRGAENSGNPYTYDNIFTNCCATLCGPMPPSLIDRRGFLPPEDIPPAVAVDMGRPPFLAKNDTNMEENCQGFALSCTA
- the zdhhc18a gene encoding palmitoyltransferase ZDHHC18 isoform X1; the protein is MKNCEYQQIDPRGLSTPSSTQPYTENNVQRPRRKWEVFPGKNRFYCDGRIILARQSGILPLTLGLIIVTSGLFFAFDCPFLVTHLTVCIPVIGGVLFVFVVTSLLQTSFTDPGILPRTLPDEAADIEKQIDTSGSSTYHPPPRTKEILINQQVVKLKYCFTCKMFRPPRTSHCSMCDNCVERFDHHCPWVGNCVGKRNYRFFYSFIVSLSFHTTFIFGCVVTHLTLRSQGGNGLVLALQENPASVVELVICFFSIWSILGLSGFHTYLVAFNLTTNEDIKGSWSSKRGAENSGNPYTYDNIFTNCCATLCGPMPPSLIDRRGFLPPEDIPPAVAVDMGRPPFLAKNDTNMFCDVSLPPHYRRRIVRVLLCPAQPEG
- the zdhhc18a gene encoding palmitoyltransferase ZDHHC18 isoform X3; protein product: MKNCEYQQIDPRGLSTPSSTQPYTENNVQRPRRKWEVFPGKNRFYCDGRIILARQSGILPLTLGLIIVTSGLFFAFDCPFLVTHLTVCIPVIGGVLFVFVVTSLLQTSFTDPGILPRTLPDEAADIEKQIDTSGSSTYHPPPRTKEILINQQVVKLKYCFTCKMFRPPRTSHCSMCDNCVERFDHHCPWVGNCVGKRNYRFFYSFIVSLSFHTTFIFGCVVTHLTLRSQGGNGLVLALQENPASVVELVICFFSIWSILGLSGFHTYLVAFNLTTNEDIKGSWSSKRGAENSGNPYTYDNIFTNCCATLCGPMPPRRRIVRVLLCPAQPEG